A genome region from Triticum aestivum cultivar Chinese Spring chromosome 2B, IWGSC CS RefSeq v2.1, whole genome shotgun sequence includes the following:
- the LOC123042414 gene encoding uncharacterized protein: MGLHLLAAFAAARGFAQVLHVSARLLWPINTWLPLARHMPEACAVVCGALAAHLAWLRRAYARGGTVWGLRSRDHDDVLRQALLDVFY, translated from the coding sequence ATGGGGCTCCACCTGCTGGCGGCGTTCGCGGCGGCGAGGGGCTTCGCGCAGGTGCTCCATGTCTCGGCGCGGCTGCTGTGGCCGATCAACACCTGGCTGCCGCTCGCCCGCCACATGCCGGAGGCCTGCGCCGTCGTCTGCGGCGCGCTCGCCGCCCACCTCGCCTGGCTGCGCCGCGCCTACGCGCGCGGTGGCACCGTCTGGGGCCTCCGAAGCCGCGACCACGACGACGTCCTCCGCCAGGCGCTGCTCGACGTCTTCTACTGA